In one window of Nocardioides panacisoli DNA:
- a CDS encoding PspC domain-containing protein: MTTPARRLVRPRNRVIAGVCAGLAQRFGMSPTTVRVLFVLSCLLPGPQFVVYLALWVLIPKER, encoded by the coding sequence ATGACAACTCCAGCGCGCCGACTGGTCCGTCCCCGCAACCGCGTCATCGCCGGCGTCTGTGCCGGCCTGGCGCAGCGGTTCGGCATGAGCCCGACGACCGTGCGCGTCCTGTTCGTGCTCAGCTGCCTGCTGCCGGGACCACAGTTCGTGGTCTACCTGGCGCTGTGGGTGCTGATTCCCAAGGAGCGCTGA
- a CDS encoding lysophospholipid acyltransferase family protein, producing MYRVLHTVVPPVAKAVWRPHITGLHHVPDTGPVILASNHLSFADSVVIPIVVPRKVVFLAKSDYFTGTGLSGAASRAWFGGLGMLPVDRDDSAAAMESLQTALEVLERGEAFGIYPEGTRSRDGRLYRGRTGVAHLALTSGAPVVPVGLTGTQHLQPIGARLPRLAEVTVSFGAPISVGEEYAGVPRGRARRDLTDRVMTAIEALSGQETAGAYNDGPPDA from the coding sequence ATGTACCGGGTCTTGCACACCGTGGTCCCTCCCGTGGCCAAGGCGGTCTGGCGCCCCCACATCACCGGACTGCACCACGTGCCCGACACCGGGCCGGTCATCCTGGCGAGCAACCACCTCAGCTTCGCCGACTCGGTCGTCATCCCGATCGTGGTGCCCCGCAAGGTCGTCTTCCTCGCCAAGTCCGACTACTTCACCGGCACCGGCCTGAGCGGCGCCGCGTCCCGGGCGTGGTTCGGGGGACTGGGCATGCTGCCGGTCGACCGCGACGACTCCGCCGCGGCGATGGAGTCGCTGCAGACCGCGCTGGAGGTGCTCGAGCGCGGCGAGGCCTTCGGCATCTACCCCGAGGGCACTCGCTCCCGCGACGGCCGGCTCTACCGCGGCCGGACCGGGGTCGCCCACCTCGCGCTGACCTCGGGCGCCCCGGTCGTCCCGGTGGGGCTCACCGGCACCCAGCACCTGCAGCCCATCGGTGCCCGACTGCCACGACTGGCCGAGGTCACGGTGAGCTTCGGTGCCCCGATCTCGGTGGGGGAGGAGTACGCCGGCGTCCCGCGCGGCCGTGCCCGACGAGACCTCACCGACCGGGTCATGACCGCCATCGAGGCCCTCAGCGGCCAGGAGACCGCGGGCGCCTACAACGACGGGCCGCCCGACGCCTGA
- a CDS encoding DUF3107 domain-containing protein: MEVKIGVQHAPRELLVETDESSDDIEKAVTQALSEGGTLTLTDSKGRRTVVPADKLAYVEIGSSHIGQVGFRS, encoded by the coding sequence GTGGAGGTCAAGATCGGCGTGCAGCACGCGCCCCGCGAACTCCTCGTCGAGACCGACGAGTCCAGCGACGACATCGAGAAGGCCGTCACCCAGGCGCTGAGCGAGGGCGGGACCCTGACCCTCACCGACTCCAAGGGACGTCGCACCGTCGTGCCGGCGGACAAGCTCGCCTACGTCGAGATCGGCAGCTCCCACATCGGGCAGGTCGGCTTCCGCTCCTGA
- a CDS encoding ArsA-related P-loop ATPase codes for MSWPRASLHVVSGKGGTGKSTVAAALALALASDGQHVLLCEVEGRQGIARLFGVEPLPYAEKKLGAGLDGASARPGTVHALHVDPESALLEHLREHYRLGRAARLLQRYGIVEFATTIAPGARDVLLTGKVFEAVVRETGRTYDTVVVDAPPTGRIVPFLAVNSEVSELAESGPLREQVAQMAELFCSPRTQVHLVTLLEEMPVQETHEGIEQLRERGLHVGSVFMNQTRPRDLATADVTAALDGTLDRVPLEKDLQEVVPDASPALLAEFFHEVRDHAERRALEDRLRTRVEGFGVPTYELERLPHGIDPGGLYDLATELREQGIR; via the coding sequence GTGTCCTGGCCCCGCGCATCGCTCCACGTCGTCTCCGGCAAGGGAGGCACCGGCAAGTCCACGGTGGCTGCCGCACTGGCGTTGGCGCTGGCCTCCGACGGCCAGCACGTGCTGTTGTGCGAGGTCGAGGGACGCCAGGGCATCGCCCGGCTGTTCGGCGTCGAGCCGCTGCCGTATGCGGAGAAGAAGCTGGGCGCCGGGCTGGACGGCGCCAGTGCCCGTCCCGGCACGGTCCACGCGCTGCACGTCGACCCCGAGTCGGCGCTGCTGGAGCACCTGCGTGAGCACTACCGCCTGGGAAGGGCGGCGCGACTGCTCCAGCGGTACGGCATCGTGGAGTTCGCGACCACGATCGCACCCGGTGCGCGCGACGTACTGCTGACCGGCAAGGTCTTCGAGGCGGTCGTGCGCGAGACCGGTCGCACCTACGACACGGTGGTGGTCGACGCCCCACCCACCGGACGCATCGTGCCGTTCCTGGCGGTCAACTCCGAGGTGTCCGAGCTGGCCGAGTCCGGCCCGCTGCGCGAGCAGGTCGCCCAGATGGCCGAGCTGTTCTGCTCCCCCCGCACCCAGGTGCACCTGGTGACGCTGCTGGAGGAGATGCCGGTCCAGGAGACCCACGAGGGCATCGAGCAGCTGCGCGAACGCGGGCTCCACGTCGGGTCGGTCTTCATGAACCAGACCCGCCCCCGCGACCTGGCGACCGCCGACGTCACCGCGGCCCTGGACGGCACCCTGGACCGGGTGCCGCTGGAGAAGGACCTGCAGGAGGTGGTCCCCGACGCCTCGCCGGCGCTGTTGGCCGAGTTCTTCCACGAGGTGCGCGACCACGCCGAGCGGCGCGCGCTGGAGGACCGGTTGCGCACCCGCGTCGAGGGGTTCGGCGTCCCCACCTATGAGCTGGAACGGCTCCCCCACGGCATCGACCCGGGCGGACTCTACGACCTGGCCACCGAGCTGCGGGAGCAGGGCATCCGATGA
- a CDS encoding ATP-dependent helicase: protein MPATETTYTLAAPQVAAPAPTLDEWQQRVVDHPGGPLLVLAGPGTGKTTTMVEAIVERIEQRGASPDQVLALTFSRKAAEHLRDRVTARLGRTMATQLSSTFHSFAYALVRRHAPAELYEGPLRLLSAPEQDVVLRELLTDHPESVAWPDRFRRALGTRGFAHEVQSVLGRAREKGMDGHDLRALGEAHDLPEYVAAGLFLEQYLDSLDSQGAVDYADLIRRARIEAEAHQPELRAQYRHVFVDEYQDTDPGQVALLRALAGDGRDLVAVGDPHQSIYGFRGAEVRGILEFPTQFRRTDGAPADVVALRTTRRFGTNLLLASQRVAGRLGLPGTIPEQARTAFLQPRTAEGMPTGKVTVHTFDTERAEAEHLADLLRRAHLEDGIAWDDMAVLVRSGRASIGPLRRALGAAGVPVEVASDEVPLVRDPAVQPLLDALRAVVHLDTTDPADPDHLDAGRVEGLLTGPLGGLDAGDVRRLARQLRHRDKAASQTDGRSPRHSRDLLRGVLTEEGALVGLEGVEVDRADALVGLLWRARARFDTGASAEEVLWELWAGTDWPRRLRRNVEYGAGAARRAHRDLDALCALFDLAARAEERREHLGVTAFLETLVQQQIPADTLADQGVRGSAVRLLTAHRSKGLEWRLVAIAHVQAEGWPDLRRRTTLLQADRLGAGELVPPVTSRELLMEERRLFYVAATRARERLLVTAVRSPEDDGDQPSRFLAELVADPQQVTHTVGRPRRPLSLAGLVAELRRTVADPAADEGLREAAAQRLARLAGESAGGRRVAAAADPATWWGTRALSRSEVAVSDPEQPVAMSASKLEGIQGCPARWFLEREAGGAGPGHQAANLGTILHKLAEQVANDKAPADVDELMGHVERVWDRMEFRTPWARDREFARARAALERFLAWHARNDRALHATEVEFRTEITLEDGHRVRLHGFADRIEIDADGDVVVVDLKTGRSKAPKIEENLQLALYQHAVDEGALDERVGRPVASGGAELLQVGLVGAEDYVVQAQATQRDSGSAREDFRATLAGAVQRIREEDFPAMPGPHCRWCDFQPLCPAQSTGSVVSQ from the coding sequence GTGCCAGCCACGGAGACCACCTACACCCTCGCAGCGCCGCAGGTCGCGGCTCCGGCACCCACGCTCGACGAGTGGCAGCAGCGCGTCGTCGACCACCCGGGTGGACCGCTGCTCGTGCTGGCCGGTCCCGGCACCGGCAAGACCACCACGATGGTCGAGGCCATCGTGGAGCGCATCGAGCAGCGGGGTGCCTCGCCGGACCAGGTCCTGGCACTGACCTTCTCCCGCAAGGCCGCCGAGCACCTGCGGGACCGGGTCACGGCCCGGCTCGGGCGCACCATGGCCACCCAGCTCAGCTCCACCTTCCACTCCTTCGCCTACGCCTTGGTGCGTCGCCACGCCCCGGCCGAGCTCTACGAGGGCCCGCTGCGGCTGCTCTCCGCGCCCGAGCAGGACGTCGTGCTCCGCGAGCTGCTCACCGACCACCCCGAGTCCGTCGCCTGGCCCGACCGGTTCCGTCGCGCGCTCGGCACCCGCGGCTTCGCGCACGAGGTGCAGTCGGTGCTCGGCCGTGCCCGCGAGAAGGGCATGGACGGCCACGACCTGCGGGCCCTCGGCGAGGCGCACGACCTGCCGGAGTACGTCGCGGCCGGGCTCTTCCTCGAGCAGTACCTCGACTCGCTGGACTCCCAGGGCGCCGTGGACTACGCCGACCTCATCCGCCGCGCCCGCATCGAGGCCGAGGCCCACCAGCCCGAGCTGCGCGCGCAGTACCGCCACGTCTTCGTCGACGAGTACCAGGACACCGACCCGGGCCAGGTGGCGTTGCTGCGGGCGCTCGCCGGCGACGGTCGCGACCTGGTCGCGGTCGGCGATCCGCACCAGTCCATCTACGGCTTCCGCGGTGCCGAGGTGCGCGGGATCCTGGAGTTCCCGACCCAGTTCCGTCGCACCGACGGCGCCCCGGCCGACGTGGTCGCGCTCCGCACGACGCGGCGGTTCGGCACCAACCTGCTGCTCGCCTCCCAGCGGGTCGCCGGCCGGCTCGGCCTGCCCGGCACGATCCCCGAGCAGGCCAGGACGGCCTTCCTCCAGCCGCGCACCGCCGAGGGCATGCCGACGGGCAAGGTCACCGTCCACACCTTCGACACCGAGCGCGCCGAGGCCGAGCACCTCGCCGACCTGCTGCGGCGCGCGCACCTCGAGGACGGCATCGCCTGGGACGACATGGCGGTGCTGGTGCGTTCGGGCCGGGCCAGCATCGGCCCGCTGCGTCGCGCGCTCGGCGCCGCCGGGGTCCCCGTCGAGGTCGCCAGCGACGAGGTCCCACTGGTGCGCGACCCCGCCGTCCAGCCACTGCTGGACGCGCTGCGCGCGGTGGTGCACCTCGACACCACCGACCCCGCCGACCCCGACCACCTCGACGCCGGTCGGGTGGAGGGCCTGCTCACCGGGCCGCTGGGTGGCCTGGACGCCGGCGACGTACGCCGCCTGGCCCGCCAACTGCGCCACCGCGACAAGGCTGCGAGCCAGACCGACGGTCGTTCGCCGCGCCACTCCCGCGACCTGCTCCGCGGCGTCCTCACCGAGGAGGGGGCGCTGGTCGGGCTGGAGGGAGTCGAGGTCGATCGGGCCGACGCGCTCGTGGGCCTGCTGTGGCGGGCGCGGGCCCGCTTCGACACCGGCGCGTCGGCCGAGGAGGTCCTCTGGGAGCTGTGGGCCGGCACCGACTGGCCGCGGCGACTGCGCCGCAACGTCGAGTACGGCGCCGGGGCCGCCCGTCGCGCCCACCGCGACCTCGATGCGCTGTGTGCGCTCTTCGACCTCGCGGCCCGGGCAGAGGAACGCCGCGAACACCTCGGCGTGACCGCGTTCCTGGAGACGCTGGTGCAGCAGCAGATCCCCGCCGACACCCTCGCCGACCAGGGCGTGCGCGGATCGGCGGTGCGGCTGCTCACCGCCCACCGCTCCAAGGGGTTGGAGTGGCGCCTGGTGGCGATCGCCCACGTCCAGGCCGAGGGGTGGCCCGACCTGCGCCGGCGCACGACGCTGCTGCAGGCCGACCGGCTCGGCGCCGGCGAGCTCGTGCCGCCGGTCACCAGCCGGGAGCTGCTGATGGAGGAGCGGCGGCTGTTCTACGTCGCTGCCACCCGCGCTCGCGAGCGGCTGCTGGTGACCGCGGTGCGCTCGCCCGAGGACGACGGCGACCAGCCCTCCCGCTTCCTGGCCGAGCTGGTGGCCGACCCGCAGCAGGTCACCCACACCGTGGGACGGCCCCGGCGACCGCTGTCCCTGGCCGGCCTGGTGGCCGAGCTGCGACGCACGGTCGCCGACCCCGCGGCCGACGAGGGACTGCGGGAGGCCGCGGCCCAGCGACTCGCCCGCCTCGCCGGTGAGAGCGCGGGCGGCCGGCGCGTCGCCGCGGCCGCCGACCCGGCCACCTGGTGGGGCACGCGGGCGCTGAGCCGGTCCGAGGTCGCGGTGAGCGACCCGGAGCAGCCGGTGGCGATGTCGGCCAGCAAGCTGGAGGGCATCCAGGGCTGTCCGGCCCGTTGGTTCCTGGAGCGGGAGGCCGGTGGCGCCGGCCCGGGCCACCAGGCCGCCAACCTCGGCACGATCCTGCACAAGCTCGCCGAGCAGGTGGCCAACGACAAGGCACCGGCCGACGTCGACGAGTTGATGGGTCACGTCGAGCGCGTCTGGGACCGCATGGAGTTCCGCACGCCCTGGGCGCGCGACCGCGAGTTCGCGCGTGCCCGTGCAGCGCTCGAGCGGTTCCTCGCCTGGCACGCGCGCAACGACCGCGCGCTGCACGCGACCGAGGTGGAGTTCCGCACCGAGATCACCCTCGAGGACGGTCACCGGGTGCGGCTGCACGGCTTCGCCGACCGCATCGAGATCGACGCCGACGGCGACGTCGTGGTGGTGGACCTCAAGACCGGGCGCAGCAAGGCGCCCAAGATCGAGGAGAACCTGCAGCTCGCGCTCTACCAGCACGCCGTGGACGAGGGGGCTCTCGACGAGCGCGTCGGCCGTCCGGTGG
- a CDS encoding MGMT family protein — protein MTPDQEEYVERVLTLVEGVPPGRVTTYGAVAAVVGGGPRRVGTVMSLHGGGVPWWRVVRADGSLPPSHDERAREHYLDEGTPLRRAGVDMAGAFWDPGEPDDHRQGP, from the coding sequence ATGACCCCCGACCAGGAGGAGTACGTCGAGCGCGTGCTCACCCTGGTCGAGGGCGTGCCGCCCGGCCGGGTGACGACGTACGGCGCCGTCGCGGCCGTCGTGGGCGGTGGCCCGCGCCGCGTGGGGACGGTGATGTCGCTGCACGGTGGGGGGGTGCCGTGGTGGCGCGTCGTGCGGGCCGACGGCTCGCTCCCGCCCAGCCACGACGAGCGGGCCCGCGAGCACTACCTCGACGAGGGCACCCCGCTGCGCCGCGCCGGCGTCGACATGGCCGGTGCGTTCTGGGATCCCGGCGAGCCGGACGACCACCGGCAGGGGCCCTGA
- the tpx gene encoding thiol peroxidase, producing MASITLGGNPISTTGDLPAVGADAPAVDLVGADFSPVGLAEGQRTVLNIFPSVDTGVCAASVRKFNELASDLANTTVVCVSNDLPMAQARFCGSEGIENVTTGSGFRSSFGEDYGVTMADGKFEGLLARSIVVVDEHGKVIHSQLVPEIAQEPDYDAAVAALG from the coding sequence ATGGCATCCATCACTCTTGGCGGCAACCCGATCAGCACCACCGGCGACCTCCCGGCCGTCGGGGCCGACGCCCCGGCCGTGGACCTGGTCGGCGCCGACTTCTCCCCCGTCGGCCTGGCCGAGGGCCAGCGCACCGTGCTCAACATCTTCCCCAGCGTCGACACCGGCGTCTGCGCGGCGAGCGTGCGCAAGTTCAACGAGCTGGCCTCGGACCTGGCCAACACGACCGTGGTCTGCGTGTCCAACGACCTGCCGATGGCCCAGGCCCGGTTCTGCGGCTCCGAGGGCATCGAGAACGTCACCACCGGCTCCGGCTTCCGGTCCAGCTTCGGCGAGGACTACGGCGTCACGATGGCCGACGGCAAGTTCGAGGGCCTGCTCGCCCGCTCGATCGTCGTGGTCGACGAGCACGGCAAGGTCATCCACAGCCAGCTCGTGCCCGAGATCGCGCAGGAGCCCGACTACGACGCGGCGGTGGCCGCGCTCGGCTGA
- a CDS encoding SCO7613 C-terminal domain-containing membrane protein, producing the protein MVPMTYADPTRCPGCRDHLPAGVDRCPHCDLLVRHALAQQLFATLTRADRLVAQLRTEHAAVPVPAAAAAAPPPPPVVPGMAPAAVAPAPGRPGLMSVPRVLLGLGALCLLVAAVIFLAVTWSWLGVGGRTVVLVGLTAGAAGLATVLLRHGLRIAAESLATVSLGLLALDVAGAESAGWLGDLPAGGPAVATGLVVAAAGVAIAIATRPPLVAPQVAAALGALVAYAGAADLSDHPLLVGHATLVVLATAWLAARRLELAVLAGSVALAGVVVWSITTVVALGTGLADPTLRGFWVVEGAGWSLLVSGVALLAPGLLLHRVPWLVAGGAGAVLLATIAATAPAIDASARTLAVVAVATTAAWVAATAVVPARARAIGVLPAAVGALLLAGLLVVTTTVAAWRWASLGGPFGVGAEARIGGPDPVTEPLVAAPAAALILGILVAGRIVRGPVSGWLPAAGLVSGVAGLATLASYPVPLAVLVAGAGVLTAASLVLGVRATTDRGRTGHGLAAFLLAATTCGLALPSAALTAAAALATLCLAVALHLLGPTPTVRVAGGIAGVPAAGLAVVAIAGWGAIDPSRVGVPLLLVLGLLALARPRPEVEVPAAFLALPATAYAVPAAGDVGGSLALHLAVAGALMTATGLLHRERRPAVAVGGVLLVLASWVRLGDLGVSAPEPYTLPLALALTGAGLWRLHRDPACGTPTALVPGLSLATVPTLLWVLDDPVSLRALLLGAACVGLAVGGAALRWSAPLGVGAIVGTVLVVRELAPYAGSAPQWLWIGLAGTLLTVVGVTWERRLQEVRAAAGRLGQLR; encoded by the coding sequence ATGGTGCCCATGACCTACGCCGACCCCACGCGTTGCCCGGGCTGCCGCGACCACCTCCCCGCCGGCGTCGACCGCTGCCCGCACTGCGACCTCCTGGTCCGGCACGCGCTGGCCCAGCAGCTGTTCGCCACGCTCACCCGCGCCGACCGGCTCGTGGCGCAGTTGCGCACCGAGCACGCCGCGGTGCCCGTGCCGGCCGCCGCGGCCGCAGCACCGCCTCCCCCACCCGTCGTGCCGGGCATGGCGCCCGCAGCCGTGGCGCCCGCCCCCGGCCGCCCCGGCCTGATGTCGGTGCCGAGGGTGCTGCTCGGCCTGGGGGCGCTGTGCCTGTTGGTCGCCGCCGTCATCTTCCTCGCCGTCACCTGGTCCTGGCTGGGCGTCGGCGGACGGACCGTGGTGCTGGTGGGACTGACCGCGGGCGCGGCCGGCCTCGCGACCGTGCTGCTGCGCCACGGCCTGCGGATCGCCGCGGAGTCCCTGGCCACGGTCAGCCTGGGGCTGCTGGCCCTGGACGTGGCGGGTGCGGAGTCGGCCGGGTGGCTCGGCGACCTGCCTGCCGGCGGCCCGGCGGTCGCGACCGGGCTGGTGGTCGCCGCGGCAGGCGTCGCCATCGCGATCGCGACCCGGCCGCCGCTGGTGGCCCCGCAGGTCGCGGCCGCCCTCGGCGCCCTCGTCGCGTACGCCGGCGCCGCGGACCTCTCCGACCACCCGCTCCTCGTGGGCCACGCGACGCTGGTGGTGCTCGCGACCGCCTGGCTCGCGGCACGACGGCTCGAGCTCGCCGTGCTCGCCGGGAGCGTCGCGCTCGCCGGCGTCGTGGTCTGGTCGATCACCACGGTCGTGGCACTGGGGACCGGGCTGGCGGACCCGACCCTGCGGGGGTTCTGGGTGGTCGAGGGTGCTGGGTGGTCCCTGCTGGTCTCCGGGGTCGCCCTCCTGGCACCGGGCCTGCTGCTGCACCGCGTGCCGTGGCTGGTCGCCGGCGGCGCCGGTGCAGTCCTGCTGGCCACCATCGCGGCGACCGCGCCGGCGATCGACGCCTCCGCGCGCACCCTCGCCGTCGTCGCCGTGGCCACCACGGCCGCGTGGGTCGCCGCAACAGCGGTGGTCCCGGCACGTGCCCGGGCCATCGGAGTCCTGCCGGCCGCCGTCGGCGCGCTGCTGCTGGCCGGCCTGCTCGTCGTGACGACGACCGTCGCGGCGTGGCGGTGGGCAAGCCTGGGCGGGCCGTTCGGGGTCGGCGCCGAGGCCCGGATCGGCGGCCCCGACCCCGTCACCGAACCGCTGGTCGCCGCACCCGCGGCCGCCCTCATCCTCGGCATCCTCGTGGCCGGTCGGATCGTCCGCGGTCCGGTGAGTGGCTGGCTGCCCGCCGCGGGGCTCGTGAGCGGTGTCGCCGGACTGGCCACCCTCGCGTCCTACCCGGTGCCGCTGGCGGTGCTGGTCGCCGGCGCCGGGGTCCTCACCGCCGCATCACTCGTGCTCGGCGTCCGCGCCACGACGGACCGTGGCCGCACCGGCCACGGGCTCGCCGCGTTCCTCCTGGCGGCGACGACCTGCGGCCTCGCCCTCCCCAGTGCCGCGCTGACGGCCGCCGCCGCGCTGGCGACCCTGTGCCTCGCGGTGGCGCTGCACCTCCTCGGTCCCACCCCGACGGTGCGGGTCGCGGGCGGCATCGCGGGCGTCCCGGCAGCCGGACTGGCCGTCGTGGCGATCGCGGGCTGGGGCGCGATCGACCCGTCACGGGTCGGCGTACCCCTGCTGCTCGTGCTCGGCCTGCTCGCGCTCGCCCGGCCCCGTCCCGAGGTCGAGGTGCCGGCGGCGTTCCTCGCCCTGCCCGCGACGGCGTACGCCGTCCCCGCGGCCGGCGACGTCGGCGGCTCGCTCGCGCTGCACCTGGCCGTCGCCGGTGCACTGATGACGGCCACCGGGCTGCTGCATCGGGAGCGTCGCCCGGCCGTCGCGGTGGGCGGGGTGCTGCTGGTGCTGGCGAGCTGGGTGCGCCTCGGGGACCTCGGGGTGAGCGCGCCCGAGCCCTACACGCTCCCCCTGGCGCTCGCCCTCACCGGCGCCGGCCTGTGGCGCCTGCACCGCGACCCGGCCTGCGGCACGCCGACCGCGCTGGTGCCGGGCCTGTCACTCGCCACGGTGCCCACGCTGCTGTGGGTGCTGGACGACCCGGTGTCCCTGCGGGCGCTGTTGCTCGGCGCGGCCTGCGTCGGCCTCGCGGTCGGGGGCGCCGCACTCCGGTGGAGCGCACCGCTCGGGGTGGGGGCCATCGTCGGGACGGTGCTCGTGGTCCGTGAGCTCGCGCCGTACGCCGGCTCGGCACCGCAGTGGCTGTGGATCGGCCTCGCCGGCACCCTGCTCACCGTGGTCGGCGTGACCTGGGAGCGCCGACTGCAGGAGGTGCGGGCAGCTGCGGGCCGCCTGGGGCAGCTGCGGTGA
- a CDS encoding TetR/AcrR family transcriptional regulator: protein MPRPERRAQLLASALEVFVQQGYHAAAMDDIADRAGVSKPVLYQHFPGKLELYLAILDTACDDIIDNCRRALESTQDNKQRVAGAIEAFYGYVAHDTGAFKLVFESDLTNEPAVRDHVDRVTTECGDLIAGVIADDTGLPGEAARLLAVSLVGMAQVSARFWLTDGGHLGHDDAVALVSGLAWRGIRGYPISDAPTKED from the coding sequence ATGCCGCGGCCCGAGCGTCGCGCCCAACTGCTCGCCTCCGCACTGGAGGTGTTCGTCCAGCAGGGCTACCACGCCGCCGCGATGGACGACATCGCCGACCGTGCCGGGGTCTCCAAGCCGGTGCTCTACCAGCACTTCCCGGGCAAGCTCGAGCTCTACCTGGCGATCCTGGACACCGCGTGTGACGACATCATCGACAACTGCCGCAGGGCGCTGGAGTCGACCCAGGACAACAAGCAGCGCGTGGCGGGCGCCATCGAGGCCTTCTACGGCTACGTCGCCCACGACACGGGCGCGTTCAAGCTGGTCTTCGAGTCCGACCTGACCAACGAGCCGGCGGTGCGCGACCACGTCGACCGGGTCACCACCGAGTGCGGCGACCTGATCGCCGGCGTGATCGCCGACGACACCGGGCTGCCCGGCGAGGCCGCGCGACTGCTCGCGGTCTCCCTGGTGGGAATGGCACAGGTCAGTGCCCGGTTCTGGCTCACCGACGGCGGCCACCTCGGCCACGACGACGCCGTCGCCCTGGTCTCGGGCCTCGCCTGGCGAGGCATCCGGGGCTACCCGATATCCGATGCACCCACCAAGGAGGACTGA
- the moeZ gene encoding adenylyltransferase/sulfurtransferase MoeZ, which translates to MSLAPLVEPADELTIDEVRRYSRHLIIPDVGMAGQKRLKNAKVLIIGAGGLGSPALMYLAAAGVGTLGIVEFDEVDESNLQRQIIHGQSDVGRPKAESAKDTVAEINPYVEVVLHPERLDNDNVKDVFAGYDLIVDGTDNFATRYMVNDAAYFLGIPYVWGSIFRFDGQASVFAPTVVDDAPCYRCLYPEPPPPGMVPSCAEGGVLGVLCASVGSIQVNEAIKLLAGIGDPLVGRLMIYDALEMEYRKLKVRKDPNCALCGENPTVTDLIDYETFCGAVSDEAAEAAADATISVTQLDSMLKEREEGSRDFLLVDVREEVEYEINKIPGSVLIPKGEFLNGNALEQLPSDKQIVLHCKSGVRSAEALSIVKGAGYDDAVHVGGGVVAWVNQIDPSQASY; encoded by the coding sequence GTGAGTCTTGCCCCGCTGGTCGAGCCGGCCGACGAGCTGACCATCGACGAGGTGCGTCGCTACAGCCGCCACCTGATCATCCCCGACGTGGGCATGGCCGGGCAGAAGCGGCTCAAGAACGCCAAGGTCCTCATCATCGGTGCCGGCGGCCTCGGCAGCCCCGCCCTGATGTACCTCGCCGCCGCGGGCGTGGGCACGCTCGGCATCGTCGAGTTCGACGAGGTCGACGAGTCCAACCTGCAGCGCCAGATCATCCACGGCCAGTCCGACGTCGGCCGTCCCAAGGCGGAGTCGGCCAAGGACACCGTCGCCGAGATCAACCCCTACGTCGAGGTCGTGCTCCACCCCGAGCGCCTCGACAACGACAACGTCAAGGACGTCTTCGCCGGCTACGACCTGATCGTGGACGGGACCGACAACTTCGCGACCCGCTACATGGTCAACGACGCGGCGTACTTCCTCGGCATCCCCTACGTGTGGGGCTCGATCTTCCGCTTCGACGGCCAGGCCTCGGTGTTCGCGCCGACCGTCGTCGACGACGCCCCCTGCTACCGCTGCCTCTACCCCGAGCCGCCGCCGCCGGGCATGGTCCCCAGCTGCGCCGAGGGTGGCGTGCTCGGCGTGCTGTGCGCCTCGGTCGGCTCCATCCAGGTCAACGAGGCCATCAAGCTGCTCGCCGGCATCGGCGACCCGCTGGTCGGTCGGCTGATGATCTATGACGCCCTGGAGATGGAGTACCGCAAGCTCAAGGTCCGCAAGGACCCCAACTGCGCGCTGTGCGGCGAGAACCCCACGGTCACCGACCTCATCGACTACGAGACCTTCTGCGGTGCGGTGTCGGACGAGGCCGCCGAGGCCGCTGCCGACGCGACGATCTCGGTCACCCAGCTGGACTCCATGCTCAAGGAGCGCGAGGAGGGCAGCCGCGACTTCCTGCTCGTCGACGTGCGCGAGGAGGTCGAGTACGAGATCAACAAGATCCCCGGCTCGGTGCTGATCCCCAAGGGCGAGTTCCTCAACGGCAACGCCCTGGAGCAGCTGCCCAGCGACAAGCAGATCGTGCTGCACTGCAAGTCCGGTGTCCGGTCGGCCGAGGCGCTCTCGATCGTCAAGGGCGCGGGCTACGACGACGCGGTGCACGTCGGTGGCGGCGTGGTGGCCTGGGTCAACCAGATCGACCCGAGCCAGGCCTCCTACTGA